taaaatgaaattccttttttaaggATGACAAATACTTAGCGTTGATAGAGAGCTATAATTCAATGGTTGAATTCAATGACcacaagaaaaaatgaataatgatcgGGCACTGTTAAGgatccaaatttttttcatataatcttttatcatcattttccttaattttcctCAACAAACATTAATctcattttaattccatttcctTTGGAagcttgaatataaatttttggagGGTTCAGGGGGGTTCCAGAAGCACTTTTTTCGTTATTGCGATATTCGATTCCTTCTGTCTTATTCTTCCTTTTCATATGTCTTTGATTTGAATCTTTTTTGCAGTTGGATATTTACgaaagaaaacatatttctttagaggcaagattcaaaatttcattccttCTTATGTACGAAGTGCAAGAAGAgcatttttaacctttttaaaaaatcgaaaaagaatatatatatatatatacttaattaattcaagagagcttaaaagatccctgtatttCCCTTACTTCTGATTGACATGCgtagaaatccctatcagaatcttaataatatattagcactgtaaaaaaatattttccctatccatatttcatgttatataagactagagATAATTTATTTAGCGCTTCTTCCCGACTTCGGCTTTTGCAACGTCTTGTGGCGGACGTGTCTTGTCTACGCCTTCTAGTAAATAACCATGcctgcctcccgagagagaataaatcgaactttaaaaatataaaatctcttcactgtcttcgaacctgcattctgcttcatttaaaataatgcttacatattaaagagtcgacaaggatagtttctTGTGAAAAATTGTGacataaacaaaaagaattaaaattaaatccacgGGTGAGACTTCGTCGTTGCATTGCGTCTCCGCAGCTCGCCGTGCATCGAAGATAGTTCCGTACTGATGCAGCACGCTGTCTCCGATGGCGAAGCGCCTTCGGCTACGTCGTTCCATGACGAAGTTCCATGTCAACCGATGCAATATCCACTGTATTCCACAGCCTCATCCGCCATTCCGGCTTTGTTGTTCAATAGATACCCTTATGTTTGTGCTCCATATTGTCATGTGCGTGCTCCTTATATCTTCAAGGAGTAGCGGCTCCTTCTCACCAGAAAAATGTTTTGGCTCCTTACCTGTGCTGAATAATCCTGATCTCGACGTcatttctttgttatattatCATCTGAATAGAAAAATAGCTTTCGTCACCTCCCGTAGTCTCCAGtgctcaaaattacatttttgtaattaattaaaaagtgattattcATCAAAAAGTTATTAGTGTTAAAAAGAAGCCACCATCAACTGATTCAACGGgtgaaaatcaagatttatattttgttcttttgattttattttgaactgcATCCCAGTCAAACATCCAAttaaactgtaagagcttctctcttacgacttattcaatatgtggtctcgcgttgtcaaGATGAAAAGCaacgcctcgtcggttcattaattctgaccatttttttcttcttttttctatgCAGCTTTCAGTTGATGACAGTATCTCGTCgcagaatttattgttttaccTTGAGGAAGGTGCTCatagaaaattacgcctttctagtcgcaccaaatggacaaaagaactttttgggggtgtagtagagctctggtacgactgaaaccgatgacatagacggctaatagataagcctgcatgtttgcacaagcagaacCAGGTAAGGCCATTCATAGCGCTATGAGAAAGacacttttgggacaccctaatacttTCCtccaaattaaactttaatttatgtttattttaacaaGGTAATGTTCCCAGGAGGGCATATCATCTGTAAATTGCGTTACGCACCATTAAAAGTCATATAAAACGCTCTATTGGACAGACTGTTaacataaagttattaaatttgcaaGTAGTTGTAGTTACTTCTTGGATAGTAGGTacatactaaaaattaattaaaatgccaatgttaaaaaaaaaactttcaaatacaaaaaattaaatttcaattatatcaattttattgtcTTATCATTTTTTCCTTGATTTCCATGAATTTTTCagtatatcttaaaataaaattttccttgttTTCATAACTGCGCACAATCCTTGCAAGaactttaaacacatttttttttgtgtgtgtgtgtgtgcaagtTAATATTGCtgtaagtaaaagtaatttttttaaaaatattgtaaagataGATTAAtcgattttaaaacatcattatgCTGTGACACTTTGGAGAAAAGGTTTGAATCTGTTTCAATTTTAAGctggaaataactatttttatcatatttttacaaacctgtaatgttgcttcccagcacggttagttcaataaCTAGAAAGATCATTTTACGATCAGccctgttggatgctgatcgggtgccgagtcagtgatcccagagcttggcgagaAAATAGATATTAcaggaaacttccagaattttagcaattcagccaataggaaccaagatacgcctgattggtccagaaccttctcttcccgcctcccgggaactataaaaggccagcagtctcaagctgcagtcagTCGCAGTCGTAAAGAGGAGAGCGAAGCAACGGCTGAATAGTTGGACTAGTCCGGcgaagcgttgtgtggagctaaagcgattgctgaactgagctgtgtgccgagtcctggtgtttattgtataagcagcatcgagtcgtgtagtagtgagtaggcagttggatacagctaaagcgtggggacagtggagaattgcagatgTTTGGAGAAATCGTAGAGTGAAgttacgtagattccctccttctgctgagTTCAGTCtggtcgctttgtgtgctgtggttgtctTTACtgccgattactacttgtggactgctgttgtagtgtgctgctgggTGTTGCCTGTCTttgtctcggctgtatatttgtcgtctgtgtactcATATCTAATAAAAGTCGCCGTTCGTTATTGAGACCTGCTGATGTTTTCAACCATACActcactacaagcgaacccgttAACTTTACGGACTTACAGAAgaaagttccgtaacaatatttattcagCAAATTTGATTGTAAAAGCTGAATCATAACAACAAGAactagaaattcaataaaaattttaataattaaaacatttgggGACAACATTTGAGTTAAACTAGTGGAACCATGGTCTCCCACAGTTTTCTTGCATACTCCATCTCTTGTAAACATTTTAACAACTGGAAGAAGGTGATTTTCAGTGATGAAACCTATTTATTTGTGCAGGAATATTCAAGTGTAGTTAGGCAAAGTGAAGGTGAAATTCTGTAATCACATCATATCTAAAAGACTGTAAAATACCCTTCTAAACAGATGCATTTGAGTTTTTTCACAACAAATGGCACTGGGGACTTAGTTCCTGTTAAAGGCATGATCAAATGCATAGAAATATTACACAGGAAGATTGTTCCATTCTTGGAAACATTTAACGGAACATTTCAACAGAGCTTGGCCCCTTGTCAACCATCGAAATTAGTCCAGACTTTTATAagggaaaatgaaatgaaagtgcTTGATTGGCCTAAAGACCAAAATCCCATTGAGAATTTGCGGCAAATTCTTAAGAATCgcttagctaaaataaattgcacGACTACAGAACAAATGACTATAAAAGTGTGGTTCCACGATGATAAAGTTAAGAACTTGTGTGCTGCACTAGTGGAATCAATGTCAATACATATTGAAAAGGTCATTTCCTCTAAAGGAGGATATACTTCGTACTAATATAGaaatttatcagtttatttatgtattatgttatgtaaggttttagaaattttcttctttttttttccccatttgtCCCAATTAATCAAACAGTATTGTACACCCCAGAGAAAGCAAATGGATACTGAATACTCTTTCTGTACtagaaagaagatttttttaaaatttcttcatcctttctttttatctctaatgtcataatttatcataaatattatgaaatcaattttgtCAGTTCACTGTCAGTTGATGCCATGGATatacaaacataatttaattaaaacagattAACATATTATCaagttcagaaaaatattaaaataatttattgtcatcAAAAGCACACAAATTTCCTAATACCAGCACATCAAGAATTAAGTGAAAAAGAGATTAGAAAATTCCATCATCTCAAACATTAAACAAGTTGTATTTAATATAatcgagtttttaaaaaataagagatttaggtatataaaaaaagatttgactGGAAGTCAAATTTGAAGAGTAAACTTCATCAAAAAATACACAGATTTGTAtaataatgacaaatataaattaGACTTATTGGGCCAAATAATTgcacttataaaataatttataaaaagtaaaaaaataatcacattttatttatagacTACATGTCTACAGTCAATAATAGCCTATTATATTGATACAGAAACAACATATTCCTCTAGACATTTGCTCTTGGTTAATCACATTTTCAATTAGCAAGACACATAAATTTGGTATGTTGCATAAATAGCTGCTTTCAAAGATCATTGCTTTTTAAGTTAGATGTTAGAAGACAAGATACacataaattcaaaagaataattcatGCTCAATCATATCTATATTTAAtactagattaaaaataattattcggtaaAGTAcagtgtaattttaattttattcaatttagaaGGCGAATCTAATCAATGTAACAAATACCATCTACAATTCACTACTGTTGTATGATAgcattttgtaaaaacaaatcaatttcatAACTCAAACATTATAATCTTGTCTTACAGAAAAAGTCAATGTGATTTGATGTAACAGATTTATATGGcagtataaatgtttttttttaaataataaaaataagaaaaaatatttaaaaaaaagaggatcACTTAAAAAGAAGCTACACAATTAGATTTGttccaatttaaaaatagtgAACCATCTTCACGTATATCTAAATGCTTTAAACTATATGGATCCATGATATTTTGTAAAACGTTTTTTGAACGAACCTGCTGAAAAGCATATTCTGtcactttaaaaagttttttaggAGGAGAACCACAAACAGATTGGCAAAAAggattgaatttattattaaatttgacatcTTGTTTGCTATATGTAGATTTATTATCAGAATGAGGAGTATCATTAGAAAAGACACAGTGCTCTTTCTTTCTAGAAACAACCTGATCATGCGAAATACAAACTTTtgcttttttatgaaatgatttgttcTTATATTTCCTAGATGACTTCGATCTGTGTGATAACCAAGCTTCCTCCTCTATTTTTTGCAATTCAGCAGGAAGATTAATTTTGGCTTTAATTGCATAATGAACCTGCCGCATATGGAAGttgtttaagatattttcatCAGCCTCAATCTCAtcataattatctttttcttGTAATGGCTCATCATTTTTTGGGTTTTCTGCACTTTGATAGTCTTCCATATGACTGCAGGTTTCTTCATTATTGTATCTAttcatgtttgaaaatttttcagtaGAACTGGAGGTATCAGTAATCTTTTCAAATACACTGAAAGTTTCTGATGAAGAaccatttttggcattatttgaTTCTTCTACAACAGAATGATCATGTTCTGTTTCAGCATCTTTAATAGAAAACacttcattttcaagatttttatttggtattaaaGATGGCGGTGGCGATTCAGAAGGCATTTCACTTTCAGAGTTTTTAAAGATATGCAATGGTTCTAGAGTAAGCTCAGGTGTATTTTCATGTTTCTCAGACACACTAAGTGATTCTAATGCCATAGGAATTTCAGCATTGTTTAATTCTTCTGTCATAGAATCATTTATCTTGGTGCATGCAGAAAATGATTCACAACCAGGTTTTTTAAACACACTATGAGAATTGATGCTATCTGAACTTTCTGTAACACAATCAGAAACTTTTGCAGTGGAAGATTTTACAAGATTTTCACATATATTAGATGATTTTGATTCTGAACTTTTATTCGAATctttcattacaatatttatctttttggTACTTTTAGAACACCTGGAATCAGAATCCAAAATAGCATTCTCAGATTCTGATTTTGATGACAAAAATTCATTCCTAGAATTCTGATTAGATAATAcctgaaaaaaatagaataaaaattaatacataattaaaatgttgtcagtacattaaaaatgaaaataaatattttatttttaaatgttaaatgtatttttatatattaaaaaaatgttaattgctATATTTGTCcaatgattgttaaaaaaacaaacaaaaaccttCCTTAAAAAgttcatagtttttaaaaataaagctgtttaataattcaatataagctaattattaatttagcaaCTACTAAAAGAATTGGTATAATTAATTCTCTAGCAAAAAGCCTaattggtcaaaaaaaaaaaaatcacatcctaCAGTAAATTCATCATGCAACCGAAGTTATTGATGAATATGATCTAGTACATTGAATCTGgaaatattttgttctattaCTTGTAAGAATATTAGCAATCATTTGTTACAGTTAATTGATTCATAATCACAAATTGTTCACAGTTAAAATATCAGGTATATGAAATTCAAGCGTTTTGTAAATTAGATTGCATATTCATAaacatcattaataataaaagattcttGTAAACACtgccatttatattttttctaaagaaaaaaaattatgtaaaattttccatgattaagtaaatatatatatgaaaatgttaaataaaaaagaaagttgatttttgtataattttttaataattaaattcactaTAATTAACATTTGTTCAGTACGGTGTTGTGGTAGTACCATATGTAAAGTCACACAAATTATTTGGgaacatcaaaattatttcgGTTAAAGCTCtgcaatgaataaattatttgaaagaattttttaagacaTGCCACCCACCCCcccttttttaatagaaataaatttcaaatccaaTTCTAATAAATTCAGCAGCAATGAAAATGTGAATCAATATATACAATGCAAAATGCTTAAAAAACAAATCTATCTcacatataatttcataaatttttagacTTAATCACAAAAATGCAACATCTATCAagcaaatcatatttaatatatcagTTACAATTTATGCAACATTTCTGCtcagataattcaaaatatttttgaacatatgtgctacaataattcttaaataaaatgttttcatttatccaatatttaaaaaaaaaaaatatgcttacaaaACTTTCTTAACCACAAAAATTGatgataatttgataaaaaaaatgataatttgataaatacattttgcaatagttacatttcataattattaaactttaattcatttaaaatacttaGCATATCTTATCTCATTTTATCttaagtttcttaaatattttgaaaatttggagtTGCTAACTAttctgtttaaaaacaaatttgagttcaaattttaatatgcatattattgcaaaatataattacactcctaattacaattattaaattaaaaaagatgtaaataataatgatttttatcttttttttctcgttaatatttaaattatttggtgAAATTTGATGTTTTGGTGAACAAATTCCTTTTACAAGATTTctaatcataatttatataaatttaaattaaattagaatagaTGCAGTATTTGTATTGtaaaaactctatttaaaataatttttaaagaaatatcatgacatatttttaaaagcatttaatcgattttggaaaaaaatttattgaacacttttttaatttttttttattgaaaaccatCAATTAtagatatacagggtggttataattaaacttcccctgtaaacagcatcctacaacgcaaacgggtgaacgcaTTGCAACGAAATTTTGTGTATAGACTATACGTGAGATACGCTCacggaattttagaaaaaaaaaagaaaaaaagttctaaaatgtcCACCAGATGGTGCCTTTTCCGGAAAaccattaattttaacacaataaatgaccaaaatggaatacagaaacagtattaacaatccagaacaagaactgtgagtaatgaaatataaaaccgggaaaagctgtcagttcttgggaaaaaaaatcgagatttgcatgcttgcgaagaagaggaagctttatgcaaaacaggttagggtatgaaacgtttgcagtcgttgtcatgttttatgtcaatgtttccggctgtaatgatgacggaatcttgttgcgacgttgaatggCTTACAGAAAGAAC
The window above is part of the Argiope bruennichi chromosome 7, qqArgBrue1.1, whole genome shotgun sequence genome. Proteins encoded here:
- the LOC129975868 gene encoding dentin sialophosphoprotein-like isoform X2, translated to MDLKGSSCPICFESLKDKIVGSPDVCDHKFCLLCLEKWTKHENFCPVDRRRFKKIISGDKVIRIKHKRKKKGTELYDISVYCEICKETKENNDTVILCDCCDLAFHFICLKPPLKSIPHGNWYCPDCLEISRKLESQKKEKKKHSNNPSVYSKQSSTLLPPDFAAPATKSSNPLTNGNRVKNSIGENTNMKLTNDGHNYSKESHFSEKDDCQKNFSDTKTVNVPFNCTDTPSGEFEDFFNISNNVVILMNRKFLRSEGKSLNKSLGKECRTNYSMNLRRLQHAKDAECNNFKMQQIEKRTKRLAATTARKKMIENLKKDNINCSVEDSSYSSGQCSAADMEKVLSNQNSRNEFLSSKSESENAILDSDSRCSKSTKKINIVMKDSNKSSESKSSNICENLVKSSTAKVSDCVTESSDSINSHSVFKKPGCESFSACTKINDSMTEELNNAEIPMALESLSVSEKHENTPELTLEPLHIFKNSESEMPSESPPPSLIPNKNLENEVFSIKDAETEHDHSVVEESNNAKNGSSSETFSVFEKITDTSSSTEKFSNMNRYNNEETCSHMEDYQSAENPKNDEPLQEKDNYDEIEADENILNNFHMRQVHYAIKAKINLPAELQKIEEEAWLSHRSKSSRKYKNKSFHKKAKVCISHDQVVSRKKEHCVFSNDTPHSDNKSTYSKQDVKFNNKFNPFCQSVCGSPPKKLFKVTEYAFQQVRSKNVLQNIMDPYSLKHLDIREDGSLFLNWNKSNCVASF